Sequence from the Methanosarcina siciliae T4/M genome:
GGATTCATATTTTTGATTACCCTCCTGAAATAATGGATCCTCTCTACAGGTCAAAAACAGTAATGGAAGTCTCTTCTTTTTTCCGCCCCGGGTATCCGGGCCTCTACCTTGACCTTGCGAATAAAGGTATTGAAGTTTCTCTTGTTCTCGAAAAACCCATCTACCGAAAAATGGTCTCCGATTACAGACCGGAAGTCGAAGAGTTCCTTAACCTGGAAAATGCGCAGATCTTTGTCTGTGAAAATAAAATCGAACTTGCGTCCAGCCTTGTTACGGACCGCTTTATCTCTCTGTCCATGATCTCCAAGGACGGAAGGTACTATAACCATGAAATGGTGAGCTTTGAGAAAAGCGCCATTGAATGGGGACAGGAACTTTACAACTATTACAGGGACATGGCCGAGCAGGTCACACAGGTCTGAGCAGGCTGTAATATTTCTTTTTTTCTTTCCCTAAAATTAAAGTATCCTTAAACTCAATTTTCTTTCCCTAAAATTAAAGTATCCTTAAACCGGAGTTTTCTCTAACCATGATAAAGCGCGGTCTGCCTCCGATTCTTGACGAAAACACCGAAATCATGATTCTGGGGTCTCTTCCGAGTGATGAGTCCATCCGTAAGCAGCAGTACTATGGAAACCCGGGCAACGATTTCTGGAGGCTTGTCGGAAACGCTATCGGAGAATCTCTTCAGGGCATGGCTTACGAAAAAAGACTTGAAACCCTTAAGTGCAACAGAATAGGGCTCTGGGATGTGTTTAAAGCCGGAAACCGGGCCGGAAGCCAGGACTCAAAGATCGGGGACGAAGAAATAAATGATTTTTCAGGCCTGAAAGAAGTGGTCCCGAAGCTCAGGCTTATCTGTTTCAATGGCAGAAAAGCCGGAGAATATGAAACTCTCCTGAGAGGAATGGGATATGAAACAAAGGTTCTACCCTCTTCAAGCGGGGCTAACCGGAGATTTTCAAAAAATAGGGAATCGGAGTGGGAGGCTGTTTTCAGGCATTAAAACCTGACACTTCCTCAAGTCCACTCTTTCTCATGTTAGTGATTTTAACTCACGGTTCAGAATACAAATTAATCCTTATATGTTTAAAGCTGTATATTTTTGATTTTTCCGGTTTATTCTTACTTCCGATTTATTCTACTTTTATAGCCCCTACCGGGCAGGCTTCTTCGCAGGCTCCGCAGTCCACGCATTCGTCTTCGTCCACAACCGCACAACCCGCGTCCTCATCGATAATGATTGCTTCTACAGGGCACTCTTCCACACAGGTTCCGCATGCTGTACATTCTTCTTTGTTGACTTTTGCTGGCATTAGTTTTCAACTCCTCTTTTCGTTTTTCTGTTTTGTTCTGTCAGATCAGTGCTTTAAACATTACTTTAGAAGTATGGCAAGTATAGGTTTCAGGTAAATCCTGGTCCTTTTTTTATTTATCTATTTTTATATATAAAAATTTACTCCTGCTCGTTTCCATCTCATTTTTGTTTTTTGTCCCTGTTCACTCTCCGATGATCCTGTCTGCTCCAAGCCTGTCCAGAATCTCAAGCAGCTTTTTTTTGCGTTTGTTTACTTTCTTTATCTCCGAAAGATAGGCTTCCCAGGCTTCCTTTTTCCCGCTGGCTTCAAGTGTTTCCTTTACTTTCCGGAGGTAAGGGAATGCCTCTTCGTATGAGCTTACTTTTGTTTCGGAAATCAACTTTTCTGCACGTTTTTTCCAGATATCAAGCGCGATTTCCGGATATTTCACTTTGACGGTGTTTGCAATTTGATTTTCAGAGATTGAAAGCCAGTGACTTTCGGCTTCTGCTCCACTCTTCTTAAGTTCTTCATACCAGTAAACCACTTCTTCAGGGTCTTCTTCCTGAATTGCTATTTCTATTAAAAGATCAAAGGCGGGAGTTTCTATCTTCTGTATGGAACCAGCTTCCAAAAGACCTGTTTTCGGTAGAATGCCTGGAAGAATTGAAAGCTCTTCTTTACCTGAGATTTCTTCCTTACTTTTGGCTTTGTCAGCTTTAGCCTGACCTGCCGGCAGTTCCCCTGTTTTCAGATATTTGAGGGCAGCTTCCCGTACCTCCTTCCAGACTCCCACTTTTCTAGCGCCTTTTTGCATTCCGGGATAACTGGCCGTATAAGGAGCCCTGAAAAACTTTTCTGCTTCAAGGGCAGTTGCAAAAAGCCAGTTTTTTTCTTCTTCCTTTAGCTCAATCAGGGTCCGGAAGAGCTGGCGGGCAGTTCCTGGTTGGTATTCTCTGGTTTTTTTGATTCCCCTGTAAATCCATTTTTCTGCTTTCTTTTTCTCTCCAGAGTCGAGCAGCAGCTCTATCAGCCGGATGTAATTACCTGTTTTTTCGGCTTCGTGTTCACAGGTAGGTATTATCTCTTCGGGAAGCCCGGCTTTTCCAAAGGAATCAATCAGCCTGTCAACTACATAGTCCCTCTGCCAGGGTGGGCTGTAGAGAGAGTTTTTTTCTCTTTTGCTTCATTAAGCTTAACTTTCAGGACTTCTGCAAAGAGCTTCCATTCTTCAGAAGTATAATCCCCTTCCCAGAAAGCGTGTTCATTAAGAATATTGTAGTTATCTCTAAGCTCAATTTCAAGCATATAGAGCATTTTCTCGTGGGTAGGCAGGGATGACCGGGACAGGGCTTCAAACACGACGTCCATGCAGAAGGCTATTTTTGTTCCGATCTCTCCTTTTTCGTCATATTCTGCTATTTTTTCGTACCTGTCCATCAGCTCTTTTCCGATATCAAGCAGTTCATCGGAGTCTCCGGAATCGAGCAGGCTTTCCAGCCCTATCCGCACATCCGGAAAGTCAGGCACATCAATTTCATAATTTTCATAAGCAAAATACTCGGTTTCTTTCAGAAGCTCGTCAAGTTCGGAATCTGCCTCTCCTATAATTTCTCCCACATCTTCTGCTGCAACTACATTTTCTGCTGCAAGGTTCTGCCGGTCTCTAAGGTACCTGCCGAGAAGAGCATCTTTTTCTGCAAACGCCACAAGTATTTCGATTAATTCTTTTTTTGTTAGCTGCTCCAGGTATTCGCTGAGAGCTCTGGCTGAGAATTCTCCAGCTCCTTTGAG
This genomic interval carries:
- a CDS encoding helix-turn-helix transcriptional regulator, encoding MSMELQLIDTIFFSDKRKNLLLFLKNGPKTIEEIKTELEVSSSPIMAQIRILLKEGLLAQKENSYELSVKGKLIVPKMEPLLSTFRLFDENHDYWARQNLLTLPTHLLDRIGDLGSCMELVPDRIHIFDYPPEIMDPLYRSKTVMEVSSFFRPGYPGLYLDLANKGIEVSLVLEKPIYRKMVSDYRPEVEEFLNLENAQIFVCENKIELASSLVTDRFISLSMISKDGRYYNHEMVSFEKSAIEWGQELYNYYRDMAEQVTQV
- a CDS encoding 4Fe-4S binding protein, whose amino-acid sequence is MPAKVNKEECTACGTCVEECPVEAIIIDEDAGCAVVDEDECVDCGACEEACPVGAIKVE
- a CDS encoding DNA-deoxyinosine glycosylase, with protein sequence MIKRGLPPILDENTEIMILGSLPSDESIRKQQYYGNPGNDFWRLVGNAIGESLQGMAYEKRLETLKCNRIGLWDVFKAGNRAGSQDSKIGDEEINDFSGLKEVVPKLRLICFNGRKAGEYETLLRGMGYETKVLPSSSGANRRFSKNRESEWEAVFRH
- a CDS encoding SWIM zinc finger family protein — its product is MPSENKDVDPFKELRWGDLEDWAGGKATEKGIKYQEEGRIKELKRTPEGSLVARVEGTKEYFTEIFLENGKLSSVCTCPVGHDCKHGVAAVLEYLELAEYGEEVPVIFGEAPLVARTRKEYTEAEPPLKGAGEFSARALSEYLEQLTKKELIEILVAFAEKDALLGRYLRDRQNLAAENVVAAEDVGEIIGEADSELDELLKETEYFAYENYEIDVPDFPDVRIGLESLLDSGDSDELLDIGKELMDRYEKIAEYDEKGEIGTKIAFCMDVVFEALSRSSLPTHEKMLYMLEIELRDNYNILNEHAFWEGDYTSEEWKLFAEVLKVKLNEAKEKKTLSTAHPGRGTM